A stretch of the Fusobacterium varium genome encodes the following:
- the rplN gene encoding 50S ribosomal protein L14, whose protein sequence is MVQQQTILNVADNSGAKKLMIIRVLGGSKKRFGRIGDIVVASVKEAIPGGNVKKGDVVKAVIVRTRKELRREDGSYIKFDDNAGVIINTNNEPKATRIFGPVARELRAKNFMKIVSLAPEVI, encoded by the coding sequence ATGGTACAACAACAAACTATCCTTAATGTTGCTGACAACTCTGGAGCTAAGAAACTTATGATTATAAGAGTTCTTGGTGGATCTAAAAAAAGATTCGGAAGAATTGGTGACATCGTTGTCGCATCAGTTAAGGAAGCAATCCCTGGTGGAAACGTTAAAAAAGGTGACGTAGTAAAAGCTGTAATAGTAAGAACAAGAAAAGAATTAAGAAGAGAAGATGGATCATATATAAAATTTGACGATAACGCTGGAGTTATAATCAATACTAATAATGAACCAAAAGCAACAAGAATATTTGGACCAGTTGCAAGAGAGCTAAGAGCAAAAAACTTTATGAAAATAGTATCTCTAGCTCCTGAAGTAATCTAA
- the rplR gene encoding 50S ribosomal protein L18 gives MFKKVDRQAVRTRKHLSIRSKISGTADRPRLSVYRSNNNIFAQLIDDVNGVTLVSASTIDKELKANIANGGNVEAAKTVGKALAERATGKGITAIVFDRSGYKYTGRIAALAEAAREAGLSF, from the coding sequence TTGTTTAAGAAGGTAGATAGACAAGCTGTAAGAACAAGAAAGCATTTATCAATCAGAAGTAAAATTTCTGGTACAGCTGATAGACCAAGACTTTCTGTATATAGATCAAACAACAATATCTTTGCTCAATTAATCGACGATGTGAATGGAGTAACATTAGTTTCTGCATCTACAATAGATAAAGAATTAAAAGCAAATATTGCAAATGGTGGAAATGTTGAAGCTGCAAAAACTGTTGGTAAAGCACTTGCAGAAAGAGCAACAGGAAAAGGGATAACAGCTATAGTATTTGATAGATCTGGGTATAAATACACAGGAAGAATAGCCGCTCTTGCAGAAGCAGCTAGAGAAGCAGGATTAAGCTTCTAA
- the rpmD gene encoding 50S ribosomal protein L30 produces the protein MVKLRIELVKSIIGRKPNHIATVKSLGLKKMNDVVEHVETPELKGKLAQVSYLLKVEEVQA, from the coding sequence ATGGTAAAGCTTAGAATAGAGCTTGTGAAAAGCATAATCGGAAGAAAGCCTAACCACATAGCAACTGTAAAGTCGCTAGGGCTTAAGAAGATGAACGATGTAGTGGAGCATGTAGAAACTCCTGAGTTAAAAGGAAAACTAGCTCAAGTTTCTTACTTACTTAAAGTAGAGGAGGTGCAAGCATAA
- the adk gene encoding adenylate kinase, translated as MNIMLFGAPGAGKGTQAKFLIEKYGIPQISTGDILRAAIKEGTAMGLEAKKFMDEGKLVPDSTIIGIIKDRLSQDDCKKGFILDGFPRTLAQAEALEVLMKEMGIKLDKVISLNVPDELILGRIVGRKVCPVCGASFHVKFNPPKVAGKCDLCGADLITRKDDNEETVTKRLTEYHSQTAPLFDFYQSRGILVDIDGTKKMEDITKEIFDILG; from the coding sequence ATGAATATTATGTTATTTGGAGCACCTGGTGCAGGAAAAGGAACACAGGCTAAATTCCTTATTGAAAAATATGGAATTCCTCAAATATCTACTGGAGATATTTTGAGAGCTGCTATAAAAGAGGGAACTGCTATGGGACTTGAGGCAAAAAAATTCATGGATGAAGGAAAATTAGTTCCAGATTCAACAATTATTGGAATTATTAAAGACAGATTATCACAAGATGACTGTAAGAAAGGCTTTATACTCGATGGTTTTCCAAGAACTCTGGCTCAAGCTGAAGCTTTAGAAGTTTTGATGAAAGAAATGGGAATTAAATTAGATAAAGTTATTTCTTTAAATGTACCAGATGAACTTATACTTGGAAGAATAGTTGGAAGAAAAGTATGCCCAGTATGTGGAGCTTCATTCCATGTTAAATTTAATCCTCCAAAAGTAGCAGGAAAATGTGACCTTTGTGGAGCCGATTTAATCACAAGAAAAGACGATAATGAAGAAACTGTAACAAAAAGATTGACTGAATATCATTCTCAAACAGCTCCATTATTTGATTTCTATCAATCAAGGGGGATACTTGTTGATATAGATGGAACTAAAAAAATGGAAGATATAACAAAAGAGATATTTGATATTCTAGGATAG
- the rpsC gene encoding 30S ribosomal protein S3: MGQKVDPRGLRLGITRSWDSNWYADKKEYAKYFHEDVKIRELIKKNYFHAGISKVKIERTSPSNVVVLVYTAKAGIIIGRKGAEIDNLRVSLEKLTGKKVTVKVQEVKEFNKDAVLVAENIATSIEKRVAYKRAVSQAIMRAMRAGAKGIKVMVSGRLNGAEIARAEWVVEGKVPLHTLRADIDYAVATAHTTYGALGIKVWVFHGEVLPTKREGGEA, encoded by the coding sequence GTGGGACAAAAAGTAGACCCTAGAGGACTAAGATTAGGAATAACAAGATCTTGGGATTCTAACTGGTATGCAGATAAGAAGGAATACGCTAAGTACTTCCATGAAGATGTAAAAATCAGAGAACTTATCAAGAAGAACTACTTCCATGCAGGGATATCGAAGGTAAAGATCGAAAGAACTTCTCCTTCTAATGTAGTTGTTCTTGTTTATACTGCAAAAGCAGGTATAATCATAGGAAGAAAAGGTGCTGAGATAGATAATCTTAGAGTATCACTTGAAAAATTAACTGGTAAAAAAGTAACAGTTAAAGTTCAAGAAGTAAAAGAATTTAATAAAGATGCTGTACTTGTTGCAGAAAATATTGCTACTTCAATTGAAAAAAGGGTAGCATATAAAAGAGCTGTAAGCCAAGCTATTATGAGAGCTATGAGAGCTGGAGCTAAAGGAATCAAAGTTATGGTTTCTGGAAGACTAAATGGAGCAGAAATTGCCAGAGCTGAATGGGTAGTTGAAGGTAAAGTTCCTTTACATACACTAAGAGCTGATATTGATTATGCAGTAGCAACAGCTCACACTACTTATGGAGCTCTAGGAATAAAAGTATGGGTTTTCCATGGTGAAGTTCTTCCAACTAAAAGGGAAGGAGGAGAAGCGTAG
- the secY gene encoding preprotein translocase subunit SecY, with the protein MTLMEKFYAKLSSIRRIPELRDRIIFTLLMFLVARVGTYIPAPGIDVDRLATMTAQSDILGYINMFSGGAFKRVSIFALGIVPYINASIVFSLLAVIIPKIEEIQKDGEAGRNKINQWTRYLTIAIAVVQGFGVCMWLQSVGLVTTPGTLFFLTTVVTLTAGTVFLMWIGEQISIKGIGNGVSLLIFLNVISGGPSSVVQTIQTMKGSKFLIPVLILIAGAAVITVAGIVIFQLGQRKIPIHYVGKGFSGKGGMGQNSYIPLKLNSAGVMPVIFASVVMMIPSVIINAIPSQYTFKTTLAMVFSQKHPVYMIVYATVIIFFSFFYTAIVFDPEKVADNLKQGGGTIPGIRPGNETVEYLEGVVTRITWGGAFFLAIISILPYTLFTAFNLPVFFGGTGIIIVVGVAIDTVQQINAHLVMREYKGFI; encoded by the coding sequence TTGACTTTGATGGAAAAATTTTATGCAAAATTGAGTAGCATTAGGAGAATTCCTGAGCTAAGAGATAGAATTATCTTCACCTTGTTAATGTTCTTAGTTGCTAGAGTTGGGACATATATTCCAGCTCCTGGCATAGATGTAGATAGACTTGCAACTATGACAGCACAAAGCGATATATTGGGATACATTAATATGTTTTCAGGTGGAGCTTTTAAAAGAGTTTCTATCTTCGCTCTGGGGATTGTCCCTTATATTAACGCTTCAATCGTTTTCAGCCTTTTGGCTGTAATTATTCCTAAAATTGAAGAAATTCAAAAAGATGGAGAAGCAGGAAGAAACAAGATCAATCAATGGACGAGATACTTGACAATAGCTATTGCTGTAGTTCAAGGTTTTGGAGTATGTATGTGGCTTCAGTCTGTGGGACTGGTTACTACACCAGGAACATTGTTCTTCTTGACTACAGTAGTTACTTTGACTGCTGGTACTGTTTTCCTTATGTGGATAGGGGAACAGATATCAATAAAAGGAATAGGAAATGGGGTTTCATTACTTATCTTCTTGAATGTAATATCTGGAGGACCTTCTAGTGTAGTTCAGACAATTCAAACAATGAAGGGAAGTAAATTCCTTATACCTGTACTTATCCTTATAGCAGGAGCAGCAGTAATTACAGTAGCAGGGATAGTAATTTTCCAATTGGGACAAAGAAAAATACCTATTCACTATGTAGGGAAAGGATTTAGTGGAAAAGGTGGAATGGGTCAAAACTCATATATACCTTTAAAACTTAACAGTGCAGGAGTAATGCCTGTTATCTTTGCATCAGTAGTTATGATGATACCATCAGTAATTATAAATGCAATACCTTCACAATATACTTTTAAAACTACATTAGCGATGGTATTCAGCCAAAAACATCCAGTATATATGATAGTATATGCAACAGTAATAATATTTTTCTCATTCTTCTATACAGCTATAGTTTTCGATCCTGAAAAGGTTGCTGACAACTTAAAGCAAGGTGGAGGAACTATTCCAGGAATAAGACCTGGAAATGAAACAGTTGAGTATTTAGAAGGTGTCGTGACAAGAATAACTTGGGGTGGTGCTTTCTTCTTAGCAATCATATCTATACTTCCATATACACTTTTTACTGCCTTTAATCTTCCAGTATTTTTTGGAGGAACTGGGATAATAATTGTAGTTGGAGTTGCAATAGATACTGTTCAGCAAATAAATGCTCATCTTGTTATGAGAGAATACAAAGGGTTTATATAA
- the rplO gene encoding 50S ribosomal protein L15, whose amino-acid sequence MKLNELMPSVPRKARKRVGRGESSGLGKTSGKGSNGQNSRAGGGVKTYFEGGQMPIYRRVPKRGFSNAIFKKEYALISLDLLNKFEDGAVVTPEVLFESGLVRDLKDGIKVLGNGSLDKKVTVKAHKVSGSAKAAIEAKGGSVEILEVKTFADVAGNNK is encoded by the coding sequence ATGAAATTAAATGAATTAATGCCTTCTGTACCTAGAAAAGCTAGAAAAAGAGTTGGAAGAGGAGAATCTTCTGGATTAGGAAAAACATCTGGAAAAGGAAGTAACGGACAAAACTCGAGAGCGGGTGGAGGAGTTAAAACTTACTTCGAAGGTGGACAAATGCCTATCTATAGAAGAGTTCCAAAAAGAGGTTTCTCAAATGCTATATTCAAAAAAGAATATGCTTTAATAAGCTTGGATTTATTGAATAAATTTGAAGATGGAGCAGTAGTTACTCCAGAAGTTTTATTCGAAAGTGGATTAGTAAGAGATTTAAAAGATGGAATCAAAGTGCTAGGAAATGGATCACTTGATAAAAAAGTAACTGTTAAAGCTCATAAAGTTTCTGGATCAGCTAAAGCTGCTATTGAAGCAAAAGGTGGATCTGTAGAAATATTAGAAGTTAAAACATTTGCTGATGTTGCTGGAAACAACAAATAG
- the rpsQ gene encoding 30S ribosomal protein S17 — MRNERKVREGIVVSDKMDKTIVIAIETMTLHPIYKKRVKSTTKFKAHDENNVAQTGDKVRIMETRPLSRDKRWRLVEIVEKAR, encoded by the coding sequence TTGAGAAACGAAAGAAAAGTTAGAGAAGGAATAGTTGTTTCTGACAAGATGGATAAAACAATTGTTATTGCAATAGAAACAATGACTTTACATCCTATCTATAAAAAGAGAGTAAAAAGTACTACTAAGTTTAAAGCTCACGATGAAAATAATGTAGCTCAAACTGGAGATAAAGTAAGAATTATGGAAACTAGACCATTATCAAGAGATAAGAGATGGAGACTAGTAGAGATTGTCGAGAAAGCTAGATAA
- the rplP gene encoding 50S ribosomal protein L16, whose protein sequence is MLMPKRTKHRKMFRGRMKGTAQRGNTVAFGDYGLQALEPHWITNRQIESCRVAINRTFKREGKTFIRIFPDKPITARPAGVRMGKGKGNVEGWVAVVKPGRIMFEVSGVTEERALVALRKAAMKLPISCKIVKKENGGEN, encoded by the coding sequence ATGTTAATGCCAAAAAGAACAAAACATAGAAAAATGTTTAGAGGTAGAATGAAAGGTACTGCTCAAAGAGGAAATACTGTAGCATTCGGAGATTACGGACTACAAGCTCTTGAGCCACACTGGATTACTAATAGACAAATAGAATCATGTAGGGTTGCTATCAACAGAACTTTTAAAAGAGAAGGAAAAACTTTTATCAGAATATTCCCAGATAAACCAATCACAGCTAGACCAGCTGGAGTGAGAATGGGTAAAGGTAAAGGAAATGTTGAAGGTTGGGTAGCAGTTGTAAAACCTGGAAGAATCATGTTTGAGGTTTCAGGAGTAACTGAAGAAAGAGCATTAGTAGCTTTGAGAAAAGCTGCGATGAAACTTCCAATCAGTTGTAAAATCGTAAAGAAAGAGAATGGTGGTGAAAACTAA
- the rplE gene encoding 50S ribosomal protein L5, whose protein sequence is MSKYVSRYHKLYNDVIIPALMKELGINNIMECPKLEKIIVNMGVGEATQNVKLIDAAMGDLTIISGQKPLVRKAKKSEAGFKLREGMPIGAKVTLRKERMYDFLDRLVNVVLPRVRDFEGVPADAFDGRGNYSLGLRDQLVFPEIEFDKVDKLLGMSITMVSSAKDDEEGRALLKAFGMPFKK, encoded by the coding sequence GTGTCTAAATACGTTTCTAGATATCACAAATTGTATAACGATGTTATAATTCCAGCTCTTATGAAAGAATTAGGAATTAATAACATTATGGAATGTCCAAAACTGGAAAAAATAATTGTGAACATGGGAGTAGGAGAAGCTACTCAAAATGTAAAATTAATAGATGCAGCTATGGGAGATTTAACTATCATCTCTGGACAAAAACCACTAGTAAGAAAAGCTAAGAAATCTGAAGCTGGATTTAAGTTAAGAGAAGGAATGCCAATCGGAGCAAAAGTTACTTTAAGAAAAGAAAGAATGTACGACTTTTTAGATAGATTAGTGAATGTAGTTCTTCCAAGAGTAAGAGACTTCGAAGGAGTTCCAGCTGATGCATTTGATGGAAGAGGAAACTACTCTCTAGGATTAAGAGATCAATTAGTTTTCCCTGAAATTGAATTTGATAAAGTTGATAAACTTTTAGGAATGTCTATCACTATGGTTTCTTCTGCAAAAGATGACGAAGAAGGAAGAGCTTTACTTAAGGCGTTTGGAATGCCTTTCAAAAAGTAA
- the map gene encoding methionine aminopeptidase, whose translation MSLIKSLEDIEQIKKSNQIIARLYRDVLPKYIKAGISTREINEIVEDYIRSQGARPACIGVEGLYAPFPSGTCISVNEEVVHGIPGDRILQEGDIVSIDTVTELNGFYGDSAITFPVGEIDEESRKLLEVTEKSREIGIEMAVAGNRIGDIGHAVQSYVEKNGFTVVKDFAGHGVGHAMHEDPIIANFGRKGRGIKIENGMVLAIEPMVNAGTYKINVKEDGWTIVTKDGKRSAHFEHSVAIVDGKPIILSELD comes from the coding sequence ATGTCACTTATAAAAAGTTTAGAAGATATAGAGCAGATAAAAAAATCTAATCAGATTATAGCAAGGCTGTATAGAGATGTTCTGCCTAAATATATCAAAGCAGGTATATCTACTAGAGAAATAAATGAAATAGTAGAAGATTATATAAGATCACAAGGAGCAAGACCAGCATGTATTGGAGTGGAAGGGTTATATGCTCCATTCCCATCAGGGACATGTATATCTGTTAATGAAGAAGTTGTCCATGGTATACCAGGAGATAGAATTCTTCAAGAGGGAGATATAGTGAGTATAGATACAGTTACTGAATTAAATGGATTTTATGGAGATTCAGCAATAACATTTCCAGTGGGAGAAATAGATGAGGAATCTAGAAAACTTCTGGAAGTTACTGAAAAATCAAGAGAGATCGGTATTGAAATGGCTGTAGCTGGTAATAGAATAGGAGATATTGGACATGCTGTTCAAAGCTATGTAGAGAAAAATGGATTTACAGTAGTAAAGGATTTTGCAGGACATGGAGTAGGACATGCTATGCATGAAGATCCTATAATTGCCAACTTTGGAAGAAAAGGCAGAGGAATCAAAATTGAGAATGGAATGGTTCTTGCAATAGAACCAATGGTTAATGCAGGTACATACAAAATCAATGTAAAAGAGGATGGATGGACAATAGTAACTAAAGATGGAAAAAGGTCTGCGCATTTCGAACACTCGGTAGCGATCGTTGATGGAAAACCGATTATATTAAGTGAGCTGGATTAG
- the rpsH gene encoding 30S ribosomal protein S8 translates to MYLTDPIADMLTRIRNANAVMHEKVDIPHSTLKDKIAEILKEEGYIANYKVVTDGNKKSIRVYLKYDGKDRIIKGIKRISKPGRRVYSSVEEMPRVLSGLGIAIVSTSKGIVTDRVARRENVGGEILAFVW, encoded by the coding sequence ATGTATTTAACAGATCCAATCGCTGATATGTTAACAAGAATCAGAAATGCAAATGCAGTAATGCATGAAAAAGTAGATATACCTCATTCAACTTTAAAAGACAAAATAGCTGAAATTCTTAAGGAAGAAGGTTACATTGCAAACTATAAAGTTGTTACTGATGGGAACAAAAAAAGTATAAGAGTGTACTTAAAATATGATGGTAAAGACAGAATTATCAAAGGAATAAAAAGAATTTCTAAACCAGGTAGAAGAGTGTATTCTTCAGTTGAAGAAATGCCAAGAGTTTTATCAGGACTAGGAATTGCTATTGTATCCACTTCTAAGGGAATCGTTACTGACAGAGTAGCTAGAAGAGAAAACGTAGGTGGAGAAATACTTGCATTTGTTTGGTAA
- the rpsN gene encoding 30S ribosomal protein S14: MAKKSMIARDAKRAELCDKYAEKRAELKKRVAEGDMEAMFELNKLPKDSSAVRKRNRCQLDGRPRGFMREFGISRVKFRQLAGAGVIPGVKKSSW, from the coding sequence ATGGCAAAGAAGTCAATGATCGCTAGAGATGCGAAAAGAGCTGAACTATGTGATAAATATGCTGAAAAAAGAGCAGAACTTAAAAAGAGAGTTGCAGAGGGAGACATGGAAGCTATGTTTGAATTAAACAAACTTCCAAAAGACTCTTCAGCAGTTAGAAAAAGAAATAGATGTCAGTTAGACGGAAGACCAAGAGGATTCATGAGAGAATTTGGAATTTCAAGAGTAAAATTCAGACAGCTTGCAGGAGCTGGAGTTATACCAGGAGTTAAGAAATCATCTTGGTAA
- the rplV gene encoding 50S ribosomal protein L22 produces the protein MEARAITRFVRLSPRKARLVADLVRGKSALEALDILEFTNKKAARIIKKTLASAVANATNNFKMDEDKLVVSTIMINDGPALKRIMPRAMGRADIIRKPTAHIVVAVSEK, from the coding sequence GTGGAAGCTAGAGCAATAACTAGATTCGTAAGATTGTCTCCTAGAAAAGCTAGGTTAGTAGCTGACTTAGTAAGAGGAAAATCAGCGCTAGAAGCATTAGATATTCTAGAGTTTACAAACAAAAAAGCAGCTAGAATAATAAAGAAAACATTAGCATCAGCTGTTGCTAATGCAACTAACAACTTCAAAATGGATGAAGATAAGTTAGTAGTTTCAACAATAATGATTAATGATGGACCAGCTCTTAAAAGAATAATGCCTAGAGCTATGGGAAGAGCGGATATAATCAGAAAACCAACAGCTCACATTGTAGTGGCAGTTTCTGAAAAGTAG
- the rpsE gene encoding 30S ribosomal protein S5, which yields MSKLANREEKQYQEKLLKISRVSKTTKGGRTISFSVLAAIGDGEGKIGLGLGKANGVPDAIKKAIASAKKNMVEVSLKGKTIPHEITGKWGATALWMAPAYEGTGVIAGSAAREILELVGVHDILTKIKGSRNKHNVARATVEALKMLRSAEKIAAQRGKEVKDILS from the coding sequence TTGTCTAAGTTAGCAAATAGAGAAGAAAAACAATATCAAGAAAAATTATTGAAAATTTCAAGAGTTTCTAAGACAACTAAAGGAGGAAGAACAATATCTTTCTCAGTTTTAGCAGCAATTGGAGATGGAGAAGGAAAAATCGGATTAGGATTAGGGAAAGCAAATGGTGTACCTGATGCTATAAAGAAAGCTATCGCTTCTGCTAAAAAGAACATGGTAGAGGTTTCTTTAAAAGGAAAAACTATTCCTCATGAAATCACTGGAAAATGGGGTGCAACAGCTTTATGGATGGCACCTGCATATGAAGGAACTGGAGTAATTGCTGGATCTGCAGCAAGAGAAATATTAGAACTTGTAGGAGTTCATGATATTTTAACAAAAATCAAAGGTTCTAGAAATAAGCACAATGTAGCAAGAGCTACTGTTGAAGCATTGAAAATGTTAAGATCAGCTGAAAAAATAGCTGCTCAAAGAGGAAAAGAAGTTAAAGATATCTTAAGCTAG
- the rplX gene encoding 50S ribosomal protein L24, with translation MAKPKIKFVPETLHVKTGDLVYVISGKDKGKTGKVVKVFPKKGKVVVEGINMITKHMKPTPINPQGGVVTKESAIFSSKVMLFDEKAGKPTRVGHKVVDGKKVRYSKVSGEVL, from the coding sequence GTGGCTAAACCTAAGATCAAATTTGTACCTGAAACATTACATGTAAAGACTGGAGACCTAGTATATGTTATCTCTGGAAAAGACAAAGGTAAAACAGGTAAAGTTGTAAAAGTATTCCCTAAAAAAGGGAAGGTAGTAGTTGAAGGAATAAACATGATTACTAAACATATGAAGCCAACTCCAATAAACCCACAAGGTGGAGTTGTAACTAAGGAATCTGCTATATTCTCATCAAAAGTTATGCTTTTTGATGAAAAAGCAGGAAAACCTACAAGAGTTGGTCATAAAGTAGTAGATGGTAAAAAAGTAAGATACTCTAAAGTATCTGGAGAAGTTCTATAA
- the rpsS gene encoding 30S ribosomal protein S19, which translates to MARSLKKGPFCDHHLMKKVEDAVATENLKAVIKTWSRRSTIFPNFIGITFGVYNGKKHIPVHVTEQMVGHKLGEFAPTRTYYGHGVDKKKKK; encoded by the coding sequence ATGGCTAGATCATTAAAAAAAGGACCTTTCTGTGACCATCACTTAATGAAAAAAGTTGAAGATGCAGTTGCAACTGAAAACTTAAAAGCAGTAATTAAAACTTGGTCAAGAAGATCGACTATATTCCCTAATTTCATTGGAATCACTTTTGGTGTGTACAATGGTAAAAAGCACATACCTGTTCACGTAACTGAGCAAATGGTTGGACACAAACTAGGTGAGTTTGCACCAACTAGAACTTACTACGGACACGGTGTGGATAAAAAGAAGAAAAAATAA
- the rpmC gene encoding 50S ribosomal protein L29: MRAKEIREMSTEDLVVKCKELKEELFNLKFQLSLGQLTNTAKIREVRREIARINTILNER, translated from the coding sequence ATGAGAGCTAAGGAAATAAGAGAAATGTCTACTGAAGACTTAGTTGTTAAGTGTAAAGAGCTTAAGGAAGAATTATTCAACCTAAAGTTCCAACTTTCATTAGGTCAACTTACTAACACTGCTAAAATTAGAGAAGTTAGAAGAGAAATTGCTAGAATTAACACAATCTTAAATGAAAGATAA
- a CDS encoding putative transposase — MFFFYDRDLLTKLAYAVNDVFKYQFHNIKAKNQRIHKISKYSSKYFTNSDIIHYGLITVIHTFGRDLKWNPHIHAIVTLGGFNKNYQFLEKKYFHVNSIAGQWKKMVIDIVKSGNYDKPEIKAKAYAAANYLYRKNTRFFFNVAKNDLNNNIHAIKYIGRYLSRAPIAEYKIIDFYDNKVTFYYESLADDKQRIELTLDAETFLSKLIIHIPPKHFKMIRRFGIYSRNIKSELKNIMKFMRKYVSKYSNFTFYQLEIWKTFGVNPFYCFKCNTRMKVKKISYFNIHTGSICWKEYR, encoded by the coding sequence ATGTTTTTCTTCTATGATAGAGACCTTTTAACTAAGCTTGCTTATGCTGTTAATGATGTTTTTAAATATCAATTTCATAACATTAAAGCAAAAAATCAAAGAATTCATAAAATTTCAAAATATTCCTCTAAATACTTTACTAACTCAGATATCATTCATTATGGATTGATTACTGTTATTCATACCTTTGGACGCGATCTTAAATGGAATCCTCATATTCATGCTATTGTTACTTTAGGTGGATTCAATAAAAACTACCAATTTCTTGAAAAAAAATATTTTCATGTCAATTCCATTGCTGGACAATGGAAAAAAATGGTTATTGATATTGTTAAATCTGGAAATTATGACAAGCCTGAAATTAAAGCTAAAGCTTATGCTGCTGCTAACTACCTTTATCGCAAAAATACAAGATTCTTTTTCAATGTTGCAAAAAATGATTTAAATAATAATATTCATGCAATTAAATATATTGGCAGATATCTATCAAGAGCTCCTATCGCAGAATATAAAATTATTGATTTCTATGATAATAAGGTTACTTTCTATTATGAAAGTCTTGCTGATGATAAACAAAGAATTGAACTTACTTTAGATGCGGAAACATTTCTTTCCAAATTAATTATTCACATTCCCCCTAAACATTTCAAAATGATTAGGCGCTTTGGAATCTATTCTAGAAATATTAAATCAGAACTTAAAAACATCATGAAATTCATGAGAAAATATGTCTCTAAATATTCCAATTTTACTTTTTATCAACTTGAAATATGGAAAACTTTTGGAGTAAATCCTTTTTATTGTTTTAAATGTAATACCAGAATGAAAGTTAAAAAAATATCATATTTTAATATACATACAGGCTCCATTTGCTGGAAAGAATATCGCTAA
- the rplF gene encoding 50S ribosomal protein L6 → MSRVGKKPIVVPSGVEVTVNGNEVTVKGPKGTLKKEFNKELVIKHAKEEKHHESLNEIVIERPNDLPEVRAIHGTTRALLNNMVVGVSEGFKKTLNLVGVGYRAAEKGKGLELSLGFSHPVIIDEIPGIKFTVEKNTTIHIEGIEKEVVGQVAANIRAKRPPEPYKGKGVKYSDEVIRRKEGKKS, encoded by the coding sequence ATGTCAAGAGTAGGTAAAAAACCTATTGTTGTGCCTTCTGGAGTTGAAGTTACAGTTAATGGAAATGAAGTTACTGTAAAAGGTCCTAAAGGTACTTTAAAGAAAGAATTTAACAAAGAATTAGTAATAAAACATGCAAAAGAAGAAAAACATCATGAAAGTTTGAACGAAATCGTTATTGAAAGACCTAATGATTTACCAGAAGTTAGAGCTATACATGGAACAACTAGAGCTCTATTAAATAACATGGTAGTTGGAGTTTCAGAAGGATTTAAGAAAACTTTAAACCTAGTAGGGGTTGGATACAGAGCTGCTGAAAAAGGAAAAGGATTAGAATTATCTTTAGGATTTTCTCATCCTGTAATCATTGATGAGATTCCTGGAATCAAATTCACTGTAGAAAAAAATACTACTATTCATATCGAAGGAATCGAAAAAGAAGTAGTAGGTCAAGTAGCAGCTAACATCAGAGCTAAAAGACCACCTGAACCTTACAAAGGAAAAGGTGTTAAATATTCTGATGAAGTTATTAGAAGAAAAGAAGGTAAAAAGTCGTAA